Proteins from a genomic interval of Epinephelus fuscoguttatus linkage group LG16, E.fuscoguttatus.final_Chr_v1:
- the cutc gene encoding copper homeostasis protein cutC homolog: MAGRLLMEVCVDSVESAINAERGGASRLELCSSLLEGGLTPSQGLLHVVKQCVKIPVYVMIRPRGGDFLYSDQEVEVMRKDIELMKSHGADGLVLGALTEDGRVDEELCMELLAAARPLPVTFHRAFDMVHDPTIALETLVSVGFERLLTSGCDNSALEGLPLIKRLIEQAKGRIVVMPGGGITERNLQRILEGSGAQEFHCSARSSRDSAMKFRNNCVTMGAAFSAPEYGLKVADVSKVRTLNAIARNTM; encoded by the exons ATGGCAGGGAGACTGTTaatggaggtgtgtgtggacTCTGTGGAGTCTGCCATCAATGCTGAACGAGGAG GTGCAAGTCGACTTGAATTGTGTTCAAGTCTCCTGGAGGGAGGGCTCACTCCCAGTCAAG GTCTGCTGCATGTAGTGAAGCAGTGTGTCAAAATTCCAGTCTACGTGATGATACGGCCTCGAGGGGGGGACTTCCTGTACTCAGATCAGGAAGTGGAGGTGATGAGGAAAGACATAGAGCTGATGAAGAGCCACGGGGCCGATGGACTGGTGCTGGGAGCCCTGACTGAGGATGGACGGGTGGACGAGGAGCTCTGTATGGAGTTACTGG CTGCTGCTCGACCTTTGCCTGTCACCTTCCACAGAG CCTTTGACATGGTTCATGACCCCACGATTGCTCTGGAGACTCTGGTGTCTGTAGGGTTCGAGCGTCTGTTAACAAGCGGCTGTGACAACTCTGCTTTGGAGGGACTCCCCCTCATTAAGCGGCTCATTGAACAG GCTAAAGGGAGAATTGTTGTCATGCCAG GAGGGGGTATCACAGAGAGGAATCTGCAGAGAATTTTAGAGGGGTCGGGGGCTCAAGAGTTTCACTGCTCAGCCCGCTCCAGTCGGGACTCTGCCATGAAGTTCAG GAACAACTGTGTAACAATGGGAGCAGCTTTCTCAGCACCTGAGTACGGCCTGAAGGTGGCAGACGTGAGCAAGGTCCGCACTCTTAATGCCATCGCCAGAAACACCATGTGA
- the LOC125904077 gene encoding cytochrome c oxidase assembly protein COX15 homolog — translation MLLSSVRTTIFCGCRSAGKGFQHSNRSPQLRQWLVKRSQSTITAEAGASSTPAAATVPNAATNRIVGRWLLGCSGLVVGAIVLGGVTRLTESGLSMVDWHLVREMKPPQTQAEWEAEFSKYQQFPEFKIMNHDMTLPEFKFIFYMEWGHRMWGRLVGLGYILPTIYFWRKGYFNRSMKGKVLGLCGFVFFQGLLGWYMVKSGLEEKPESYDIPRVSQYRLSAHLGSALLLYCASLWTGLTLLLPAHKLADTKRLMQLRRFAKGTGGLVFLTALSGAFVAGLDAGLVYNSFPKMGERWIPDDLLSFSPAVKNFFENPTTVQFDHRILAISSLTAITGLYMFSRRMMLPRRAKIAISLLTAMAYGQVALGISTLLLYVPTPLAATHQSGSVALLSLAIWVLAELRKMPK, via the exons ATGTTACTCTCCTCAGTCCGGACTACCATCTTTTGCGGGTGTAGAAGTGCTGGCAAAGGATTTCAACACAGCAAT CGGAGTCCACAGCTACGACAATGGCTTGTAAAGAGAAGTCAGAGCACCATCACAGCAGAGGCAGGAGCCTCCTCCACTCCGGCAGCAGCTACTGTCCCCAACGCGGCCACAAATCGCATCGTAGGACGCTGGTTACTGGGCTGCAGCGGGCTGGTTGTTGGGGCTATTGTCTTGGGTGGCGTCACAAG GCTAACAGAATCTGGGCTCTCGATGGTTGACTGGCATCTGGTGAGAGAGATGAAGCCACCTCAGACACAAGCAGAGTGGGAGGCTGAGTTTTCCAAGTACCAGCAGTTTCCTGAATTTAAAAT AATGAATCATGACATGACTCTGCCAGAGTTTAAATTTATCTTCTACATGGAGTGGGGTCATCGCATGTGGGGAAGGCTGGTTGGACTTGGGTACATCCTTCCCACCATTTATTTCTGGAGGAAAGGATACTTCAATCGCTCCATGAAGGGAAAAGTCCTCGGGCTTTGCGGATTTGTGTTCTTCCAG GGCCTTCTGGGATGGTACATGGTAAAAAGTGGTCTTGAGGAGAAGCCTGAGTCTTATGACATCCCCCGGGTGAGCCAGTATCGTCTGAGTGCTCACCTTGGTTCTGCCTTGCTGCTGTACTGCGCCAGTCTCTGGACAGGGCTcactctgctgctgcctgcacACAAG TTGGCAGACACCAAACGTCTCATGCAGCTCAGGAGGTTTGCCAAGGGTACTGGTGGACTCGTCTTCCTTACTGCTCTTTCAG gtgcttttgttgctggTCTGGATGCTGGGCTGGTGTATAACTCCTTCCCTAAGATGGGTGAACGATGGATCCCAGATGATCTTCTGTCTTTCTCACCGGCCGTCAAGAACTTCTTTGAAAATCCCACGACTGTGCAATTCGACCACAGAATATTG GCCATCTCTTCTTTGACCGCAATTACAGGCCTCTATATGTTCTCAAGGCGGATGATGCTGCCCAGGAGGGCTAAGATCGCCATCAGCCTTCTCACAGCAATGGCCTATGGACAG GTTGCGCTTGGTATCAGCACCCTGTTACTGTACGTCCCCACTCCACTGGCAGCAACTCACCAGTCCGGCTCTGTGGCTCTTCTCTCACTGGCCATTTGGGTTCTGGCAGAGCTCCGCAAGATGCCCAAGTAA